A single genomic interval of Nostoc commune NIES-4072 harbors:
- a CDS encoding peptidylprolyl isomerase has translation MRLKISQFLLSLALISALMLGGCSTQQVASNTSSPISTATSTINEASSKTTTEATSSSQTNSDIPGLADLPRLDGKATVVLTVKGSPITIEVDGTDAPITAGNFVDLVQKGVYDGLVFHRVVREPQPFVVQGGDPQSKDPKVSADRLGTGSYIDPKTGNARYIPLEIKVKGSDTPIYNKPFDATAQPVVLPHKQGAVAMARSQAPDSASAQFYFALADLAFLDGNYAVFGNVTQGFDVVNKIQQGDRIDSAKVTQGAENLKIPGK, from the coding sequence ATGCGGTTAAAAATTTCACAATTTTTGCTTTCTCTTGCGCTCATCAGTGCTTTGATGTTGGGAGGATGTTCAACACAGCAAGTCGCTTCTAATACATCTTCTCCAATCTCGACAGCTACCTCGACCATAAACGAGGCAAGCAGCAAGACAACTACTGAAGCAACATCTTCATCTCAAACTAATAGTGATATTCCTGGACTAGCAGATTTACCACGTCTTGATGGCAAGGCTACTGTAGTACTTACGGTTAAAGGTTCGCCGATTACTATCGAAGTAGATGGCACTGATGCCCCTATTACAGCCGGCAACTTCGTAGATTTAGTGCAGAAGGGTGTATACGATGGTTTAGTTTTCCATCGAGTTGTACGGGAACCCCAACCATTTGTTGTTCAAGGGGGCGATCCACAAAGTAAAGACCCGAAAGTTTCAGCAGATAGACTGGGAACAGGTAGCTATATTGACCCAAAAACGGGAAATGCTCGTTATATACCTTTAGAAATTAAGGTGAAAGGTTCAGATACTCCGATTTACAATAAACCCTTTGATGCTACTGCTCAACCGGTCGTATTGCCCCATAAACAGGGTGCAGTAGCGATGGCGCGATCGCAAGCACCAGACTCCGCTTCTGCCCAGTTTTACTTTGCTTTAGCAGATTTGGCATTCCTAGATGGTAACTATGCTGTGTTTGGCAATGTCACTCAAGGCTTTGATGTAGTGAACAAAATTCAGCAAGGCGATCGCATTGACTCCGCTAAAGTCACACAAGGTGCTGAAAATCTGAAAATACCAGGGAAGTAG
- a CDS encoding photosystem I assembly protein Ycf4: protein MTASTTINKGDRLLHQNVLGSRRFSNYCWATIVTLGASGFLLAGISSYLKVNLLIVSDPTQLVFVPQGLVMGLYGTAGLLLATYLWLVILWDVGGGYNEFNQETGTIKIFRWGFPGKNRRIEIDGRIEDVQSVRIAVKEGLNPLRALYLRIKGRRDIPLTRVGQPLSLTELETEGAKLARFLGVSLEGL, encoded by the coding sequence ATGACGGCATCAACAACGATTAACAAAGGCGATCGCCTCCTGCATCAAAATGTTCTCGGTTCTCGTCGGTTCAGTAATTACTGCTGGGCAACTATCGTTACGTTGGGAGCAAGCGGCTTTTTATTAGCTGGGATATCCAGTTACTTAAAAGTTAATTTACTCATAGTTTCCGATCCAACTCAACTGGTATTCGTCCCCCAAGGATTGGTGATGGGTTTATATGGCACTGCTGGCTTGCTATTAGCCACATATCTATGGCTAGTAATTTTATGGGACGTAGGAGGCGGTTACAATGAATTTAATCAGGAAACTGGCACAATTAAAATATTCCGTTGGGGATTTCCTGGCAAAAACCGCCGAATTGAGATTGACGGCCGCATTGAAGATGTTCAGTCAGTGCGAATAGCCGTCAAAGAAGGTCTTAATCCTCTTCGCGCCCTCTATCTACGCATTAAGGGCCGGCGAGATATACCCTTAACACGGGTTGGACAACCGTTATCTTTAACAGAGTTGGAAACAGAAGGCGCAAAATTAGCCCGCTTTTTGGGAGTGTCATTAGAAGGACTTTAA
- a CDS encoding Glu/Leu/Phe/Val family dehydrogenase has translation MISKSLLLPEPASPAHICPFDQACSYLEAAAKELNLNQGLLEILSHPRKVVTVSIPVKLDNGEIQVLAGHRVQHSDVLGPYKGGTRYHPAVTLREVSALAMLMTWKCALLGIPYGGGKGGIPIDPKRYSVGELERITRRYISELIKDIGPAVDIPAPDMGTSSREMAWMMDTYSVNVGHAVPGVVTGKPLSIGGSLGREMATGRGVMIIIREALAQQGKSLAGMRVAIQGFGNVGSAAAELLHQAGAKVIAVSTGAGGIFSEVGLDIPRLKVYAAENRKSIIGFPQSVPISNADLLTLPCDVLIPAALENQITEENVNQVQARIVAEAANGPITLEANLALEARGVTVLPDILANAGGVVVSYLEWVQGLSYVFWDEERVNREMEHLMVQAYHRVIQQSEVRQIPLRLAAYTLGVGRVAQALIDRGLYP, from the coding sequence ATGATTTCAAAATCTCTGTTGCTGCCAGAACCTGCTTCTCCAGCGCATATATGCCCATTTGATCAAGCATGTAGCTACTTAGAAGCGGCAGCTAAAGAATTAAATTTAAATCAAGGTTTGCTAGAAATTCTCAGCCATCCGCGTAAGGTTGTGACAGTTTCCATTCCCGTGAAATTAGATAATGGAGAAATACAGGTTCTTGCTGGACACCGAGTGCAGCACTCCGATGTTTTAGGCCCCTACAAGGGTGGAACCCGTTACCATCCAGCTGTGACATTGCGCGAAGTATCTGCTCTAGCAATGCTGATGACCTGGAAATGTGCTTTGTTAGGTATTCCTTACGGTGGTGGCAAGGGTGGCATTCCCATAGACCCAAAACGCTACAGTGTTGGCGAACTAGAGCGAATCACCCGCCGTTATATCAGCGAGTTGATTAAAGATATTGGGCCTGCTGTAGATATTCCTGCCCCAGATATGGGTACTTCGTCCCGTGAGATGGCTTGGATGATGGACACTTACTCTGTGAATGTCGGTCATGCTGTACCAGGGGTTGTAACTGGGAAACCGCTTTCTATTGGTGGTTCACTGGGACGAGAAATGGCAACCGGACGTGGCGTGATGATTATTATCCGTGAGGCGCTGGCACAGCAAGGTAAATCCTTAGCAGGTATGCGAGTAGCTATTCAGGGTTTCGGTAACGTTGGTAGTGCCGCAGCAGAATTATTACATCAAGCAGGCGCAAAAGTTATTGCTGTTTCAACCGGTGCTGGTGGAATATTTTCCGAAGTTGGTCTTGATATTCCCAGGTTGAAAGTCTATGCTGCTGAAAATCGCAAGAGTATTATAGGTTTCCCGCAATCTGTACCAATTAGCAATGCAGATTTATTAACTTTGCCCTGCGATGTTTTAATACCGGCAGCTTTAGAAAACCAAATCACTGAAGAAAATGTAAATCAAGTGCAAGCACGAATTGTCGCAGAAGCGGCTAATGGGCCGATTACCCTTGAGGCTAACTTGGCGTTAGAGGCGCGGGGTGTGACAGTGCTACCCGATATATTGGCGAATGCTGGCGGTGTGGTAGTCAGTTATTTAGAGTGGGTGCAGGGCCTTTCCTACGTATTTTGGGATGAGGAACGTGTCAACCGCGAAATGGAGCATTTGATGGTACAAGCTTACCATCGGGTGATTCAGCAGTCGGAGGTACGGCAAATTCCTCTGCGATTAGCTGCTTACACTTTAGGGGTAGGTAGAGTGGCTCAGGCGCTGATTGACAGAGGTCTTTATCCTTAA
- a CDS encoding Gfo/Idh/MocA family protein codes for MTATNDKRKIRYAVVGLGWFAQEAALPSFANTENSELVALVSDDPTKNEELSKKYGIHHTYSYEEYENCLASGEIDAVYIALPNHLHCDYTVRAANQAIHVLCEKPMAVTEQECEAMIKAANDNNVKLMIAYRLHLEEANLQAVEVLRSKQIGEPRIFNSVFTQQVEEGNIRLRDVTGGGTLYDIGIYCLNAARYLFQDEPIEVFAVAANNGEQRFSEVEEMASVILRFPNERLATFTCSFGGASVSTYQIVGTQGDLRVNPAYPWQGEIKHYLTINGETQERTFEDHDQLAAEFTYFSDCILEDKDPEPSGTEGLIDVSIIQALYESIETGKPVQIQTSDAYGGKLRHQRPTSDQTIERPPSDEKPDLIHAAAPSGQ; via the coding sequence ATGACTGCTACAAATGATAAGCGCAAAATTCGTTACGCCGTTGTTGGTTTAGGTTGGTTTGCCCAAGAAGCTGCTTTACCTTCGTTTGCCAACACCGAAAACTCAGAATTAGTGGCACTAGTTTCAGATGACCCCACTAAAAACGAAGAACTGAGCAAAAAGTATGGTATACATCATACTTACTCTTACGAGGAGTATGAGAACTGTTTGGCAAGTGGCGAGATTGATGCAGTTTATATTGCGCTGCCGAATCACTTGCATTGCGACTATACTGTGCGGGCTGCTAATCAGGCAATTCATGTGTTATGTGAAAAGCCGATGGCAGTGACTGAACAAGAGTGTGAGGCAATGATTAAAGCTGCCAATGACAATAATGTGAAGCTGATGATTGCCTATCGTTTACATTTAGAAGAAGCCAATTTACAAGCAGTAGAAGTTTTGCGTTCAAAGCAAATTGGTGAACCACGAATTTTCAACTCGGTTTTTACTCAGCAAGTAGAAGAAGGCAATATTCGTTTACGAGATGTTACTGGTGGTGGGACGCTCTATGATATTGGTATCTATTGCCTGAATGCTGCACGTTATCTATTTCAAGATGAACCAATTGAAGTATTTGCCGTAGCTGCCAATAATGGAGAACAACGCTTCAGCGAAGTGGAAGAAATGGCTAGCGTTATTTTGCGTTTCCCGAATGAGCGATTGGCAACATTTACCTGTAGCTTTGGAGGGGCAAGTGTTTCAACCTATCAGATTGTCGGTACTCAAGGCGATTTACGAGTAAATCCTGCATATCCTTGGCAGGGAGAAATCAAGCATTACCTGACAATTAATGGTGAAACTCAGGAGCGTACCTTTGAGGATCACGATCAACTAGCGGCTGAATTTACCTATTTCTCTGATTGTATTCTCGAAGATAAAGACCCAGAACCATCTGGGACGGAAGGATTGATTGATGTTTCGATTATTCAAGCGCTTTACGAGTCAATTGAGACGGGTAAACCTGTGCAGATTCAAACTAGCGATGCCTACGGCGGTAAACTACGCCATCAACGTCCCACATCGGATCAAACTATTGAGCGTCCTCCTAGTGACGAGAAGCCAGACTTAATTCATGCTGCTGCACCTTCTGGGCAATAA
- a CDS encoding beta-ketoacyl-ACP synthase, producing the protein MAKVVVTGIGLISALGGNLEDSWQNLLAGKSGIRLHQPFPEFTPLPLGLIGQQPSELTMLTQMVVASALQDSGLVSHVPDCAVVIGSSRSYQASWEIMARQMYKDAANLPMSSFGNWLHTLPHMNAIATARQIGASGIVLAPMAACATGIWAIAQAALLIQTGQCQQAIAGAVEAPITPLTLAGFQQMGALAKTGAYPFDLHREGLVLGEGAAVFVLESAELAKQRQAKVYGEILGFGLTNDAYHANSPEPEGESAIAAIKQCLERSCLSPTDIDYIHAHGTATQLNDQMESMVIQRLFPQGVAVSSTKGSSGHTLGASGALGVAFSLMALKHQILPPCVGLQQPEFDLDIVTSARLSKIRQVLCCSFGFGGQNAAIVLAR; encoded by the coding sequence TTGGCAAAGGTTGTTGTCACTGGTATTGGTTTAATTTCTGCCTTGGGTGGAAACTTAGAAGATAGCTGGCAAAATTTGCTAGCAGGTAAATCTGGAATTCGATTACATCAACCTTTTCCAGAATTTACACCACTTCCTCTAGGTTTGATTGGTCAACAACCATCTGAATTGACAATGTTAACTCAGATGGTTGTAGCTTCTGCTTTGCAAGATTCTGGGTTAGTTTCACATGTACCTGATTGTGCTGTAGTCATTGGATCGAGTCGCTCTTATCAAGCGTCTTGGGAAATCATGGCGCGGCAAATGTATAAAGACGCAGCGAATTTACCCATGTCCTCTTTTGGAAATTGGCTACATACATTACCTCACATGAATGCGATCGCAACTGCAAGACAAATCGGTGCATCAGGTATAGTTTTAGCACCGATGGCGGCTTGTGCAACTGGAATTTGGGCGATCGCTCAAGCAGCTTTGCTTATCCAAACTGGGCAATGTCAACAGGCGATCGCAGGTGCAGTGGAAGCGCCGATTACACCCCTAACTTTGGCTGGTTTTCAGCAGATGGGTGCTTTGGCGAAAACTGGAGCTTATCCCTTTGATTTGCACCGAGAAGGCTTAGTGTTAGGCGAAGGCGCAGCTGTGTTTGTCTTGGAATCAGCAGAGTTGGCAAAACAGCGTCAAGCAAAAGTGTATGGTGAAATTCTCGGTTTTGGCTTAACTAACGACGCATATCATGCTAATTCACCAGAACCTGAAGGTGAAAGTGCGATCGCTGCTATCAAACAATGTCTAGAACGTAGTTGCCTCTCACCAACTGATATTGATTACATTCATGCTCATGGCACAGCTACCCAGCTAAACGACCAAATGGAGAGCATGGTAATCCAGCGTTTGTTTCCCCAAGGGGTGGCAGTTAGTTCCACTAAGGGAAGCTCGGGCCACACATTAGGAGCATCTGGAGCTTTAGGTGTGGCTTTTTCCCTTATGGCATTAAAGCATCAAATTTTACCCCCTTGTGTAGGGTTGCAGCAGCCAGAGTTTGATTTAGATATCGTTACATCTGCACGTTTAAGTAAAATTAGGCAGGTACTATGTTGCAGTTTTGGCTTTGGGGGACAGAATGCAGCGATCGTACTAGCAAGGTAA
- a CDS encoding DUF29 domain-containing protein — MVIQIEPTTQTLYDQDYYLWLRTTINQLRAGQFSSVDLDNLLEELESMGRSQKRTVKSLLIRLFEHLLKLTYWDVERERNEGHWKGEIRTFRREIKDELKDSPSLKPYILEIFDECYQDARKEASDRSQLPIDTFPVTIIGSLEQILDENWFPSH; from the coding sequence ATGGTCATACAAATAGAACCAACAACTCAGACTTTATACGACCAAGATTATTACCTTTGGCTGAGGACAACCATCAACCAACTTCGCGCTGGTCAGTTTTCATCTGTGGATTTAGATAATTTGTTAGAAGAATTAGAAAGTATGGGTAGGAGTCAGAAGCGAACAGTGAAAAGTCTGTTAATTCGACTTTTTGAACATCTGCTTAAGCTTACATACTGGGATGTGGAAAGGGAGCGCAATGAAGGGCATTGGAAAGGGGAAATCAGGACATTCCGTAGAGAGATTAAAGATGAACTCAAAGATAGTCCTAGTCTTAAGCCTTACATTTTAGAAATATTTGATGAATGTTATCAAGATGCAAGAAAAGAAGCAAGCGATCGCTCTCAACTTCCCATTGATACATTCCCTGTTACAATTATTGGCTCTTTAGAACAAATTTTAGATGAAAACTGGTTTCCTAGTCATTAG